A genomic segment from Oryctolagus cuniculus chromosome 14, mOryCun1.1, whole genome shotgun sequence encodes:
- the CCDC127 gene encoding coiled-coil domain-containing protein 127 has protein sequence MNNLNDPPNWNIRPNSRADGGDGSRWNYALLVPMLGLAAFRWIWSRESRKEIEKEREAYRERTAAFQRDLEAKYHTTISESRRAVARLSLELEKEQNRTASYREALISQGRKLVEEKKLLEQERAQLMHERQVQPLRGAYLRCLEREDDWQQRARLLLKEFEEALTERQSIYCSLLLPRRRRLHIEKSLLVRASVDPVAADLEMVAGLTDIFKHDTYCGDVWNTNKRQNGRLMWLYLKYWELVAELKKFRRVEKVILEK, from the exons ATGAATAACTTAAATGACCCCCCAAATTGGAATATCCGCCCTAATTCCAGGGCTGATGGGGGTGACGGAAGCAGGTGGAATTACGCCCTGTTGGTTCCAATGCTGGGATTGGCAGCCTTTC GTTGGATTTGGTCTAGGGAGTCccggaaagaaatagaaaaagagagagaagcatatCGTGAGAGAACAGCTGCTTTCCAACGGGATCTGGAAGCCAAGTATCACACCACGATCTCAGAAAGCCGGCGTGCCGTCGCCCGGCTGTCCTTGGAACTAGAGAAGGAGCAGAACAGGACGGCTAGTTACCGAGAAGCTCTGATCTCGCAGGGCCGCAAGCTGGTGGaggaaaagaagctcctggaacagGAACGGGCTCAGCTCATGCACGAGAGACAGGTGCAGCCTCTGAGAGGCGCGTACCTGCGCTGCCTGGAGAGGGAAGACGACTGGCAGCAGAGGGCCCGGCTGCTGCTGAAGGAGTTTGAGGAGGCGCTCACGGAGCGGCAGAGCATCTACTGCAGCCTGCTGCTCCCTCGCCGCAGGCGCCTGCACATCGAGAAGAGCCTGCTGGTGCGAGCCTCGGTGGACCCAGTGGCTGCTGACCTGGAGATGGTGGCGGGTTTAACCGACATCTTTAAGCACGATACGTATTGTGGCGACGTCTGGAATACCAACAAGCGCCAAAACGGGAGGCTCATGTGGCTGTATCTCAAGTATTGGGAGCTCGTCGCCGAACTGAAAAAGTTCAGGAGGGTAGAGAAAGTCATACTAGAGAAGTAA